From Merismopedia glauca CCAP 1448/3, a single genomic window includes:
- a CDS encoding acyl-CoA desaturase, with translation MTVATITKPPLSWYVIIYMALIHGIALFALLPSNFSWTAVGLAIVLHWVTGGLGVTLGFHRLVTHRSFQTPKWLEYFFVFCGTLACQGGPIQWVGLHRQHHLYSDKPQDPHDSHEGFWWSHMQWMFHDIEPNKHIARFTKDINEDPFYVFCQKYFIPIQVAVGLLLFAFGGWPFVVWGIFVRLVAVFHSTWFVNSACHQFGYQSHDSGDRSTNCWWVALLTYGEGWHNNHHAYQYSARHGLQWWEIDLTWMTIHLLEILGLATNVKLVNSEVNS, from the coding sequence ATGACTGTTGCCACCATTACTAAACCGCCGTTGTCTTGGTATGTCATCATTTACATGGCTTTAATCCACGGAATTGCCCTATTTGCTCTTTTACCCAGTAATTTTAGTTGGACAGCAGTAGGTCTTGCCATTGTTTTGCACTGGGTAACAGGGGGTTTAGGAGTTACTCTAGGTTTCCATCGCTTGGTGACTCACCGCAGCTTTCAAACTCCTAAGTGGCTAGAATACTTCTTCGTCTTTTGCGGAACTTTAGCCTGTCAAGGTGGTCCCATCCAATGGGTAGGCTTACATCGTCAGCATCACCTCTATTCAGACAAACCCCAAGATCCCCACGATTCTCATGAAGGGTTTTGGTGGAGTCATATGCAATGGATGTTTCACGACATCGAACCCAATAAGCATATAGCCCGCTTTACCAAAGATATCAACGAAGATCCATTTTATGTGTTTTGTCAAAAGTATTTTATTCCCATTCAAGTAGCGGTAGGTTTGTTACTATTTGCCTTTGGGGGTTGGCCATTTGTAGTTTGGGGTATTTTCGTCCGTTTGGTAGCTGTGTTCCATTCCACCTGGTTTGTTAATAGTGCTTGTCACCAGTTCGGCTATCAAAGCCATGACTCTGGAGATAGATCTACTAACTGCTGGTGGGTAGCATTACTAACCTATGGCGAAGGTTGGCACAATAATCACCATGCTTACCAGTATTCAGCCCGTCATGGACTCCAATGGTGGGAAATCGACCTGACTTGGATGACGATTCACTTACTGGAAATATTAGGTTTAGCGACTAATGTCAAGTTAGTTAATAGTGAAGTCAATAGTTAA
- a CDS encoding TolC family protein translates to MLFRSFTVRSTTLIALAAGIAIVYLPQELASSQTASPTPSATPDINPNPNLLQVPTDPAAVKVQRTQPITLQEALDLAERNNRQLQTAKITLQGSEAALDVAKAARSPTLSLQSNLNYNDSANSQLSQSQGSFNLGGQNLNIDRDTTSATFDTTLQLDYNLYNAGRRNANINAAQEQVRVDRLQVQVTQEQLRLDVANAYYALQQADAQLETLQDSLREADRSVRDAKLLESNGLGTKFDILQAQVQEAQAYQNLANAVSQQKTARRNLVQLLSLADDVEVITAEPIQEAEDWEIPLEDTIVLALKNRVELQQQLARRQIAIANQTVALADTKPQVNLFANYNLLDSLKDNQGIANGYSLGASLTWRLYDGGAARAGARQQRANQALAETGFADTRNQIRLQVEQAYFQINANRQNIQAATLALTQAQESLRLARLRFTEGEGTQLEVLTAQTALTTARVNRLQAILDYNRALASLQRAIGIAGVRSQESGARSKLSL, encoded by the coding sequence ATGCTTTTTCGTTCATTTACTGTACGATCTACCACCTTAATAGCTCTAGCTGCTGGTATAGCTATAGTTTACCTGCCCCAAGAATTAGCTTCTTCACAAACAGCCTCTCCCACACCATCAGCTACACCAGATATTAATCCCAATCCTAATCTTTTGCAGGTTCCTACCGATCCAGCCGCAGTTAAAGTACAACGAACCCAACCAATTACCTTACAAGAAGCATTAGATCTAGCCGAACGCAACAATCGACAACTACAAACTGCTAAAATCACCCTACAAGGTTCAGAAGCTGCCTTAGATGTGGCTAAAGCGGCGCGATCGCCAACTCTCAGCTTGCAATCTAATTTAAATTACAACGATTCGGCTAATTCTCAACTCAGTCAAAGTCAAGGCAGTTTCAATCTAGGAGGACAAAACCTTAACATCGATCGAGATACCACTAGCGCCACCTTTGATACTACCTTGCAGCTAGATTACAACCTGTACAATGCTGGTAGGCGTAATGCTAATATCAATGCGGCGCAAGAACAAGTACGAGTCGATCGCCTACAAGTTCAAGTAACTCAGGAACAATTGCGTTTAGATGTAGCTAATGCCTATTATGCTTTGCAACAAGCAGACGCGCAATTAGAAACCTTGCAAGACTCGTTAAGAGAAGCAGATCGGAGCGTCAGAGATGCTAAGTTGCTGGAAAGTAACGGTTTAGGCACTAAATTTGACATTTTACAAGCTCAAGTCCAAGAAGCACAAGCTTATCAAAATTTAGCTAATGCTGTTAGCCAGCAAAAAACTGCTCGACGCAACTTAGTTCAACTTTTGAGCTTAGCTGATGATGTTGAAGTCATAACCGCAGAACCAATTCAAGAAGCCGAAGACTGGGAAATTCCCTTAGAAGACACAATCGTCTTAGCCTTGAAAAATCGGGTAGAACTTCAGCAACAACTCGCTAGACGACAAATTGCTATAGCTAACCAAACAGTCGCTTTAGCCGATACTAAGCCCCAAGTGAATCTATTTGCTAACTACAATTTACTTGATAGTTTAAAGGACAATCAAGGAATAGCCAATGGTTATAGCTTAGGTGCGAGCTTGACATGGCGGTTATATGATGGAGGTGCAGCCAGAGCCGGAGCCAGACAGCAAAGAGCAAATCAGGCTCTAGCCGAAACTGGTTTTGCTGACACCCGCAATCAGATTCGTTTACAGGTTGAACAAGCTTATTTCCAAATCAACGCCAACCGACAAAACATTCAAGCTGCGACTCTAGCATTAACCCAAGCTCAAGAAAGTTTGAGATTAGCTAGATTGCGCTTTACTGAAGGTGAAGGAACTCAATTAGAAGTCCTCACAGCGCAAACTGCTTTAACTACGGCTCGTGTTAATCGTTTACAGGCTATTTTAGACTATAACCGTGCTTTGGCTTCTTTACAACGAGCTATAGGCATAGCAGGAGTCAGGAGTCAGGAGTCAGGAGCCAGGAGTAAACTAAGTCTGTAA
- the queC gene encoding 7-cyano-7-deazaguanine synthase QueC: MKAVILLSGGLDSSTVLYQAKADGCQCYAISFDYGQRHLRELDAARAIANAVGVVQHQVVQFDLRLWGGSALTDDGIDIPGDRSLEQMSAAIPVTYVPARNTIFLSFALGYAEAIAAQRVYIGVNALDYSGYPDCRPDYLQAMQEVFRLGTKQGREGQPIQIIAPLIKLKKTEIIELGNTLGVPWSRTWSCYAGEELACGVCDSCRLRLAAFDELRLVDPLSSKLNAKAAY; encoded by the coding sequence ATGAAAGCAGTAATTTTACTATCTGGAGGACTAGATTCTTCTACAGTTTTGTATCAAGCTAAAGCTGATGGTTGTCAATGTTACGCTATTTCATTTGACTACGGACAGCGCCATCTCAGAGAATTGGATGCAGCCAGAGCGATCGCTAATGCTGTGGGTGTGGTTCAACATCAGGTGGTTCAGTTTGATTTGCGCCTCTGGGGTGGTTCGGCTTTAACGGATGATGGAATTGATATCCCAGGCGATCGCTCTTTAGAACAGATGTCAGCCGCGATTCCAGTAACTTATGTTCCAGCTAGAAATACCATCTTTTTGAGTTTCGCTTTAGGTTATGCTGAAGCTATAGCAGCCCAACGGGTTTATATTGGGGTTAATGCTCTAGATTACTCTGGTTACCCTGATTGTCGCCCTGATTATCTCCAAGCCATGCAGGAAGTTTTTCGCTTAGGTACTAAGCAAGGCAGGGAAGGACAACCGATTCAGATTATCGCACCTCTAATTAAGCTCAAGAAAACCGAAATAATTGAATTAGGTAATACTTTGGGAGTACCTTGGTCAAGAACTTGGTCTTGCTATGCAGGAGAAGAATTAGCTTGTGGTGTCTGTGATTCTTGTCGTTTGCGGTTGGCTGCTTTTGATGAACTACGATTAGTTGATCCTCTATCGAGTAAATTAAATGCCAAGGCAGCTTATTGA
- a CDS encoding acyl-CoA desaturase gives MTVATTTKPALAWDNILYMAFIHSIALLALLPVNFNWAAVGVAIFLHWLTEGLGIGLGFHRLVSHRSYQTPKWLEYFLVFCGTLSCQGGPIDWVGLHRQHHLYSDQHQDPHDSHKGFWWSHMEWMLHDCEGNKDIPRFTKDIINDPFYQFCQKYFIPVQVALGLLLFAIGGWSFVIWGIFVRLVVVFHCTWLVNSACHQFGYQSHDSGDKSTNCWWVALLTYGEGWHNNHHAYQYSARHGLQWWEIDLTWLTISLLQTLGLATNVKLATNESDK, from the coding sequence ATGACTGTTGCTACCACCACTAAACCAGCCTTAGCTTGGGATAATATCCTTTACATGGCTTTTATCCACAGCATAGCCCTTTTAGCCCTATTGCCCGTTAATTTTAATTGGGCAGCCGTAGGAGTCGCCATCTTTCTACATTGGTTGACAGAGGGCTTAGGAATTGGCTTAGGTTTTCATCGCTTAGTCAGCCACCGTAGTTATCAAACTCCCAAATGGTTAGAGTACTTCTTAGTATTTTGCGGTACTTTGTCCTGTCAAGGAGGGCCAATTGACTGGGTAGGCTTACATCGCCAACACCACCTCTACTCAGATCAACATCAAGATCCCCATGATTCTCATAAAGGCTTTTGGTGGAGTCACATGGAATGGATGTTACATGACTGTGAAGGAAATAAAGATATTCCTCGCTTCACTAAAGATATTATTAACGATCCGTTCTATCAATTCTGTCAAAAATACTTCATTCCCGTCCAAGTCGCTTTAGGTTTATTATTGTTCGCTATTGGTGGCTGGTCATTTGTGATTTGGGGTATTTTCGTCCGTTTGGTGGTGGTATTCCACTGCACCTGGTTAGTTAATAGTGCTTGTCACCAGTTTGGCTATCAAAGCCATGATTCTGGAGACAAATCTACTAACTGCTGGTGGGTAGCATTACTGACCTATGGCGAAGGTTGGCACAATAATCACCATGCTTATCAATATTCAGCCCGTCATGGACTCCAATGGTGGGAAATCGATCTGACTTGGCTGACAATTAGCTTATTACAAACACTTGGTTTAGCTACCAACGTCAAGCTAGCAACTAACGAAAGCGATAAATAA